TCTTTGCATGTAGTAACTTTCCAGAATGTCGAAACACTAAAGCGATCGTTAAAGAAATCGGCGTGACTTGTCCAGTCTGTAATGAAGGTCAAGTCATTGAACGCAAATCTAAAAAGAATCGATTATTCTATGGTTGCAGTCGTTATCCAGAGTGTGAGTTTACTTCTTGGGACAAACCAATCGGTCGTCCATGTCCAAAATGTGGACAGTATCTCGTCGAAAAGAAAGTTAAAGGCGGGAAACAAGTCGTTTGTATCAATGGTGATTACGAAGAAAATGTTCAAAAATAAGAAAGTTAAAAACCAGCGGAAAATCCCGTTGGTTTTTTGAAGAAAAGAGGAAATATATGTCTACTTCTGTAACAGTTATCGGTGCTGGTTTGGCTGGCAGTGAGGCCGCTTGGCAAGTTGCAAATGCTGGTGTCCCAGTAACCCTTTATGAAATGCGTCCAGTTAAAAAGACGCCTGCCCATCAAACAGAAAATTTTGCTGAGTTAGTTTGTTCCAATTCACTACGAGGAAACAACTTAACAAATGCTGTGGGAGTATTAAAAGAAGAAATGCGTCGCTTAGATTCAATCATTATTAGTAGTGCAGACAAAACAGCAGTACCAGCTGGTGGTGCTTTAGCAGTTGATCGTGATACATTCTCACAAGAAATTACAGCGAAAATCAAAAATCATCCGTTGATTACTGTAAAAAATGAAGAAATCACTGCAATACCCGAAGGAATAGTAATTGTTGCAACTGGACCGTTAACTTCAGAATCATTAGCAGAGCAAATCAAAGAGTTTAATGGATCAGATGGTTTCTATTTCTATGATGCAGCCGCTCCAATCGTTGATAAATCAACGATCGATATGGATAAAGTATACCTGAAATCCCGCTACGATAAAGGTGAAGCCGCTTATCTAAACTGCCCAATGACAGAAGAAGAATTCAAAGCATTTTATGAAGCCTTGATTTCAGCTGAAGTTGTCCCGTTAAAAACCTTTGAAAAAGAGAAGTTCTTTGAAGGTTGTATGCCAATCGAAGTAATGGCTAAACGTGGCATCAAAACTATGTTATTCGGTCCGTTAAAACCAGTTGGATTGGAAGATCCTAAGACAGGTAAACGCCCATATGCTGTTATTCAATTGCGCCAGGATAATGCAGCCGCTTCTTTATACAATCTAGTTGGTTTCCAAACACATCTAAAGTGGGGGGAACAAAAACGTGTTTTCCAAATGATTCCAGGTTTAGAAAATGCTGAATTTGTTCGCTATGGTGTGATGCACCGGAATAGTTTTATGAATTCACCAGAATTATTGAAGCCAACATACCAATCTCAAAAAAGAGAAAATCTGTTCTTCGCTGGACAAAT
This sequence is a window from Enterococcus sp. 7F3_DIV0205. Protein-coding genes within it:
- the trmFO gene encoding FADH(2)-oxidizing methylenetetrahydrofolate--tRNA-(uracil(54)-C(5))-methyltransferase TrmFO, which produces MSTSVTVIGAGLAGSEAAWQVANAGVPVTLYEMRPVKKTPAHQTENFAELVCSNSLRGNNLTNAVGVLKEEMRRLDSIIISSADKTAVPAGGALAVDRDTFSQEITAKIKNHPLITVKNEEITAIPEGIVIVATGPLTSESLAEQIKEFNGSDGFYFYDAAAPIVDKSTIDMDKVYLKSRYDKGEAAYLNCPMTEEEFKAFYEALISAEVVPLKTFEKEKFFEGCMPIEVMAKRGIKTMLFGPLKPVGLEDPKTGKRPYAVIQLRQDNAAASLYNLVGFQTHLKWGEQKRVFQMIPGLENAEFVRYGVMHRNSFMNSPELLKPTYQSQKRENLFFAGQMTGVEGYVESAASGLLAGMNAARLAKGEEPVVFPRETALGSMAYYITHAEGKHFQPMNANFGLFPEMPERIKDKKERYEAIADRALTTLAKVTQDLNLVEQTK